The Vicia villosa cultivar HV-30 ecotype Madison, WI linkage group LG1, Vvil1.0, whole genome shotgun sequence genome includes a region encoding these proteins:
- the LOC131613222 gene encoding uncharacterized protein LOC131613222, protein MAIHPHLDSILWTEDQISHRVSELAAQIVHDFPASSAPPVFIGVATGAFIFLADLVRKIDLPFTVDLVRAQSYGSGTVSNGAPTISSDLKVEVNGQHVILVEDIVDSGHTLSRLISHLKLKGASSVSVCTLLDKPARRKVNVQLVGEGKFYRGFECPDYFVVGYGMDFDERYRNLPYIGVLKPELYS, encoded by the exons ATGGCTATACATCCCCACTTAGACAGTATCCTCTGGACCGAAGACCAAATCTCCCACCGAGTCTCCGAACTCGCTGCACAAATCGTCCATGACTTTCCCGCCTCGTCAGCTCCTCCCGTCTTTATCGGCGTTGCCACCGGCGCATTCATATTCCTCGCTGACCTAGTTCGCAAAATCGACCTCCCTTTCACCGTTGATCTCGTTCGAGCTCAATCCTACGGTTCCGGAACTGTCTCCAATGGCGCACCTACCATTTCTTCTGACTTGAAGGTTGAAGTTAACGGCCAACACGTCATTTTG GTTGAAGACATCGTGGACTCTGGACATACTTTATCTAGACTCATTTCACACTTGAAATTGAAAGGAGCATCCTCTGTTTCTGTATGCACTCTTCTTGACAAGCCAGCAAGGAGAAAAGTTAATGTACAACTGGTGGGGGAAGGGAAATTCTACCGGGGATTTGAG TGTCCAGACTATTTTGTAGTTGGTTATGGAATGGATTTTGATGAACGGTACAGAAATTTGCCTTACATTGGTGTCTTGAAGCCTGAACTTtacagttga